One segment of Erigeron canadensis isolate Cc75 chromosome 2, C_canadensis_v1, whole genome shotgun sequence DNA contains the following:
- the LOC122588444 gene encoding transcription factor bHLH137 isoform X1 has product MEAFYQQQQPQSYNNTTLDQTIFFPNPSTTTTTRGFPHQLYQPAAANDHLYGHHYNNNVLLANKLQSPESSMSMVVDDCGNSNDHQLLLAKKRNKDKQAVLMSSNLNHAQSKDTSNKMKKPKKSNNYNQEEEKKKKTKKGSSSHEELEGHQEAEGGYIHVRARRGQATDSHSLAERVRREKISERMKLLQAIVPGCDKVTGKALMLDEIINYVQSLQNQVEFLSMKLASVNPMLYDFGVDFDAFMLKPDENMSNMALPIMPSVQQCSTNNGGAATFAPANNYHHHHHPPQLNDGPSSVVTNNSQLLFQHSLQMPNILLSQGNGQQLWDVDEQRLKLDNSFSSLNNNLTSFH; this is encoded by the exons ATGGAAGCTTTttaccaacaacaacaaccacagTCTTATAATAACACTACTCTTGatcaaacaattttctttccAAACccttccaccaccaccaccactagaGGTTTTCCTCATCAGTTGTATCAACCTGCTGCTGCTAATGATCATTTATATGGTcatcattataataataatgttttattaGCAAACAAGCTACAAAGCCCAGAATCTTCAATGTCAATGGTTGTTGATGATTGTGGCAATAGTAATGATCATCAGTTATTATTGGCCAAGAAACGGAATAAAGATAAACAAGCTGTGTTAATGTCATCTAATTTGAACCATGCACAAtccaaa GATACAAGCAACAAAATGAAGAAGCCAAAGAAAAGCAATAATTATAatcaagaagaagagaaaaagaaaaagacaaagaaaGGATCATCGTCTCATGAAGAATTAGAAGGTCATCAAGAAGCAGAAGGCGGGTACATTCATGTTAGAGCAAGAAGAGGCCAAGCCACTGATAGCCATAGTCTTGCTGAAAGG GTGAGGAGAGAGAAGATAAGTGAAAGGATGAAGCTGTTGCAAGCCATTGTTCCAGGTTGTGACAAG GTAACTGGAAAGGCCCTTATGTTGGatgaaattattaattatgtCCAGTCCCTACAAAATCAAGttgag TTTCTTTCCATGAAGCTTGCTTCTGTAAACCCCATGTTGTATGATTTTGGAGTGGATTTTGATGCATTCATGCTTAAACCTGATGAG AATATGAGTAACATGGCACTGCCAATTATGCCAAGTGTACAACAATGTAGCACCAACAACGGCGGAGCAGCCACCTTTGCTCCGGCAAATaactatcatcatcatcatcatccgcCACAGTTGAATGATGGTCCATCATCAGTAGTAACTAATAATTCACAACTGTTGTTTCAACATTCACTACAGATGCCAAATATTCTTCTATCCCAG GGAAATGGACAACAGTTGTGGGATGTGGATGAACAAAGACTAAAACTAGACAATAGTTTCAGTAGTCTTAACAATAACTTGACTTCTTTTCATTAA
- the LOC122588444 gene encoding transcription factor bHLH137 isoform X2: MEAFYQQQQPQSYNNTTLDQTIFFPNPSTTTTTRGFPHQLYQPAAANDHLYGHHYNNNVLLANKLQSPESSMSMVVDDCGNSNDHQLLLAKKRNKDKQAVLMSSNLNHAQSKDTSNKMKKPKKSNNYNQEEEKKKKTKKGSSSHEELEGHQEAEGGYIHVRARRGQATDSHSLAERVRREKISERMKLLQAIVPGCDKVTGKALMLDEIINYVQSLQNQVELASVNPMLYDFGVDFDAFMLKPDENMSNMALPIMPSVQQCSTNNGGAATFAPANNYHHHHHPPQLNDGPSSVVTNNSQLLFQHSLQMPNILLSQGNGQQLWDVDEQRLKLDNSFSSLNNNLTSFH, from the exons ATGGAAGCTTTttaccaacaacaacaaccacagTCTTATAATAACACTACTCTTGatcaaacaattttctttccAAACccttccaccaccaccaccactagaGGTTTTCCTCATCAGTTGTATCAACCTGCTGCTGCTAATGATCATTTATATGGTcatcattataataataatgttttattaGCAAACAAGCTACAAAGCCCAGAATCTTCAATGTCAATGGTTGTTGATGATTGTGGCAATAGTAATGATCATCAGTTATTATTGGCCAAGAAACGGAATAAAGATAAACAAGCTGTGTTAATGTCATCTAATTTGAACCATGCACAAtccaaa GATACAAGCAACAAAATGAAGAAGCCAAAGAAAAGCAATAATTATAatcaagaagaagagaaaaagaaaaagacaaagaaaGGATCATCGTCTCATGAAGAATTAGAAGGTCATCAAGAAGCAGAAGGCGGGTACATTCATGTTAGAGCAAGAAGAGGCCAAGCCACTGATAGCCATAGTCTTGCTGAAAGG GTGAGGAGAGAGAAGATAAGTGAAAGGATGAAGCTGTTGCAAGCCATTGTTCCAGGTTGTGACAAG GTAACTGGAAAGGCCCTTATGTTGGatgaaattattaattatgtCCAGTCCCTACAAAATCAAGttgag CTTGCTTCTGTAAACCCCATGTTGTATGATTTTGGAGTGGATTTTGATGCATTCATGCTTAAACCTGATGAG AATATGAGTAACATGGCACTGCCAATTATGCCAAGTGTACAACAATGTAGCACCAACAACGGCGGAGCAGCCACCTTTGCTCCGGCAAATaactatcatcatcatcatcatccgcCACAGTTGAATGATGGTCCATCATCAGTAGTAACTAATAATTCACAACTGTTGTTTCAACATTCACTACAGATGCCAAATATTCTTCTATCCCAG GGAAATGGACAACAGTTGTGGGATGTGGATGAACAAAGACTAAAACTAGACAATAGTTTCAGTAGTCTTAACAATAACTTGACTTCTTTTCATTAA